The window TGTCCTCTGAAAGCAGTGTGTGGGAAAAAGTCTAGACGTGAATTATGGGTAATCAAACCAATGAATGGGAGAGCAATTTGCTTATGTCCTGCTGTCCTGGCAGAGGAACACGGAGCCAAAACATCACTTTGATCAGCACTGTTAGGGGGCTTCATTGGAATGGCTGCATTTTTTCTGGTGAGTAGATATGTCTGTGTAGAGTCTGTTCATACTGGAGGGTTTATATCTGCTTCTCTAAACTTGAGGTGAGAGGTTACGCTATGGAAAGAACAGAGCAGGGTGTAGGGCTTTTCCCGCTTGATCAAATATGAGGAAGATGGATGCTAAAGGGAGCTCCGCTGCTCCGCTGTCGGCTTTCATTGGCAGGCGCAGGGCTGATGCGGGTCACCCCCTGCGCAATCTGTTCCATGACCCCTTGGCtttttgtgaaaacacacacatgatacatgcatgcgagcacacacacatgcacccaccCACCTGGACCGAGATAACAAGACTGCACGGGAATGCCAGCCAAGATCTTGTGAACAGACTCTGAACTGGGCAGCTTCAGCAGGCTCTGTTTGGATTGTTCTCTCAACACTATCTGCCAATTTATCCTTGACACAGGGAGGGGCTGCCAACAAAGAAAGCGCATTCCACTCTGAGAACTCAGAAATGAGTCTTTCTATTATTATCAAATCataaaacatctttattaaactgcagagaaagaaagaaagtatttttaatttcagtttcacAGGAGCTCTTTGTAGTCCTTGTTTGGCCTCACACGGTTCaagctgtttgttttatgaGAACCTGTCTCACTTAAATTTCCCATAAACCCCCTTTCCTGCTATAGATAATCTCTTATCGTCATGGAGACAGTTCTGTAAATTGCTGGAAATGAGCACCGTGTTGCAGAGCGTCGAGGCTGCCGCCCTGAAAAGACATATGGCTACATTCATGCGGAGCCTGGGCGAGAACCTTTGTGGAAGGTGCTGAGTTCTGGATTTTATCAATTGCTTTCCGCGAAAACAGCGTTAACAGTCAGGACTCCCCGGGGGATACTAAATAGAAAGCGCTGTTCCACCTTGTATGAACTTTTACTGGCATATAATTGATGCCTTTCTTCCCTCTACAGCCAGAGCTACGGATTTGAAAACAGCCATTAAATCAAAGttatttctctccatttttttccccctcaggaGGTTATGCTCGTGATACCCTGTAAGGCTCATCCACTTCTCCACAGCTCCGTATTTCTATTATTCCCAAAGCTTGCTCTTGAGTGATTCACTGCCTCTGTATTGTGACAGTATTTGGATAGCACAGAGTGTATGGGTGGACACAGAGGCAATGCACACTTCAGAGACATTTTCCCCACAGAGAAATCTCATCCCTGTATTCAGAGGAGAGGGAATAAAACCATCATGTACACAAGAGATCAACCTGTATGGAATGTAGCCACTGTATAGCATCTATAGTATATTTGTATAAGGTGAATAATGCAGAACTTAATTTGCTGAGTGATTGACAGTGTCATCATTCATTTAATGGTacactttattttacacaaaataataaatattagcACTGGTATTTCTTCAcagacattaaacattaaatacagttttcACATAGTTAgtcatttcctttcatttaaagggtagctccaccaatttaacacattaaattGTGTTAAAAGGTCTTGAGGAGggctactgcatatgtgaaaaaagaagcataaagccttttgtggctccagaggaagctgcatgaaatctgataaatttcctccagtgatgtcactcagtgactaggttgcattgtgggtaatgtaagtgCCAGGttctgaaaaggaagaagaacgcGTGGAATAAAacaggtgatatctctggttctgatgTATTGATTTCAAGTGCAAAGCTAAACCAGTGTGCTGCTCtccaaaacctggtgcctacattactcACAGTGCAATTTAGCGACAGGGTGACATCACCAGAGGCAATTTATGAGATTAAATGCAgcctcctctgcagccacaaaaggctttatattacttttttcacatatgcagtagaactcgccaagacctgtaaacacactttaatgtgtaaaagtgGTACCTtaaagttaccctttaaagggGCGCTCTGTAGTTTTGGATGGGAatttaaaagtcagaattttaatattcaaaatattaattaggtgctaatacaaactcagaaatatttttttttacataactgaataaacaagctgttctcagaggaaaataaggtcccagaacactgtttgaagctagaaaggtggcagggtcggccacatataaacaaagtaaaacagtatgaaactgtgttgtccttgtcagtttgtttattcagtcatgaaaacaaagatttggtttatttagtttgtttagtcaatgaagatctgtctcttccccaaaactacatagtgcacctttaggTTTGCACATCTCTGTACCGCTTTCAGTCCATTCAGTGTTCAATCACTTATTTATCTCTCCAAAAGGTTTGATTTTCAAACTGGCTACTTGTCTGTGCTCCATTATTCAGCTCTCGCAATCGAGTatccactctctccctctttcttcatAGCTAACATGCTTCGGTCACTGGCAATGAGAAGCCATGTAAAAGCCCCAGGATTCTCATGGTTTGGCTCCCCTTCCCTCTCAGTCCATAACCCCAACTCGAGTGACCAAAACTTATTGGGGtgaaagggggggggggagtacattgtgtgtgtgcatgcatgcgtgccTACATCCACGCAGCCATTATCCTCTGGGGAGCTGAGCAGGACCCAGAGACCAGTACATTCCTCAGTGTGAACACAGGcctggagagaggaggggggtttCAGAGAACTCCAGGGGTTACAGTGCAAATCTCAGAGGAATATACTTAAATGTGCTCCCGCTGCACACTCTCACAACATCCCTCCGCAGACCCCCctctgcaggttttttttttccactgtcaCATTCAAGACTAAAAGCCGTTAAGTGTAACGTGAAAGCATTTTATGACTGTGTCTTCTTTATTGTGGAGCCTCATTTTCGTTGCCTTGGGGAGTGTTctcaaaatgttgctttttgaATGGGTCAATTCATCTGAATCTAATCTATATCTCGGTTTTAATGTCTGCCTGCCTCTGAGGCATCCGGTTTACAGTGCAATAGTTGTTCTTCTTCGTTTATCCCTAATTTGAGCTCTCACCGTGCACTCCTGACAGTCAAGTGTCATGTGTAGGATAGTAGGAAGAAACTGGAAGAAATCGGAAGTCAAACAAATCCTTCGCAGTCATAAACACCACATTTGACTGTGTCATACATAGTGCTTCTGCTTTGAGTGTCCCTTCTGGACACTCTTAGTGTTTTTCCCAGTGTGTTGTGGTGTCTGTTTCTTATAATGGACTCTCGGGGAATGTGTCGTCCTCATAGCCCCCATGCAGTTCACATAACTTGGAAGCACGTCATTCACGGCCTCCCCAGGTCCCCAGTTCACCTCTATTTCCAGGTCCCTGTAGCTCTCGCAGGGGTTAGTGTGGCATGCAGCCTGGATGGGTAGATCAACATGGCTCCCTTCTTTGTGCGACGGAAATGCCTCCGCTTGGAGTTCTGGCTTCTCCTCTCGCACTGCTACTGCCTTTACCCGCGGTAGGTAGTCCTCCTGCTCCTTGCGGTAGTGCTTCTCCAGCCGCTGGGAGATGGCGAgctgaaggaggtggaggagctcGACGAGGTTGAGGAGCAGGGAGATGGCGGCGATCACCTGAGTGTAGATGGTGAAGATGGTCTTCTCCGTGGGACGAGAGACGAAGCAGTCCACCGTGTGAGGACAAGGGAACCCCGTGCACTCAAACTTTGCTGCAATGAAGAGGCCATCGTAAAGGATCCACAGCCCGGCCATGAAGCCGACTTCTAGGAGGACTTTTACCAGGATGCTGAATGTGTATGCACACAGCAGCCTGCCTTTCAATTTAGGAGCCTCAGGAGGAGCCTTGTCAACACTTCTGCCTTTCCCACCATCTTCTTGTTTCTCCTTGTCATCATTCTTAGTAacatctctctctatctcaaTTCCTCCTCTCTTACTCCCACCACCACCTTCTTCTGCCTGCCTCTCATTCTCCTCTTTATCCGTGTCCTTCACAGCCTTTATAGCCACATATCCAAAGTAGAAGATAGTCGGCGTGGAGACAAAGATGATCTGGAGGACAAAGTAGCGAAAGTGTGAGATGGGGAAGGCTCTATCGTAGCACACAGGAGTGCAGCCAGGTTGGTCCGTGTTGCAGACAAAGTCAGCTTGCTCGTCGTCCCAGGCAGATTCAGCAGCAGTTCCCAGTACCAGGATGCGAAACAGGAAGAGCACAGTAAGCCAGACGCGGCCAATGGCTGTCGAATACCCCTGTCCCTCCTCCAGCAGGTGCTCCAGGAAGGACCAGTCAGCTCTGGACATCCTCTGCTCCTAAGAGGGACAGTTGGGAGAGAATGAGTAAATACAGCACACAAATGTTGTAAAACATACTTTCTTATAATATAACTGAGGATACT is drawn from Pagrus major chromosome 3, Pma_NU_1.0 and contains these coding sequences:
- the gja4 gene encoding gap junction protein alpha 4, giving the protein MSRADWSFLEHLLEEGQGYSTAIGRVWLTVLFLFRILVLGTAAESAWDDEQADFVCNTDQPGCTPVCYDRAFPISHFRYFVLQIIFVSTPTIFYFGYVAIKAVKDTDKEENERQAEEGGGGSKRGGIEIERDVTKNDDKEKQEDGGKGRSVDKAPPEAPKLKGRLLCAYTFSILVKVLLEVGFMAGLWILYDGLFIAAKFECTGFPCPHTVDCFVSRPTEKTIFTIYTQVIAAISLLLNLVELLHLLQLAISQRLEKHYRKEQEDYLPRVKAVAVREEKPELQAEAFPSHKEGSHVDLPIQAACHTNPCESYRDLEIEVNWGPGEAVNDVLPSYVNCMGAMRTTHSPRVHYKKQTPQHTGKNTKSVQKGHSKQKHYV